The window AATAACAAAACAACTTATGAGGCATAAAAGGGCTCTATGGATCTAATCTAATTCACATGTTTCAATTCTTTTGATTTCGAAATTTAGAAGATGCTATTTACAAACTGATGATCCATTAATCTCCTTAAGTATGCTAAAGTTAGAGGTATTAGAGATgcccaaaaaataaataaataaaaacagagaacgTTAAAGTAAATAAAGAGAAGACGATCACACGGAATGACGTTAGACTCCGACAAAGCTTTATTACCTACAAGTTGGCAAAATATAGCaagctttatttatttattttctcttcttttttagcctgattttaagttttaacagaTATGTATAAATGTATAGAAGATAAGATATGTTTCCTAGTTAATTGGAACATGCatgaaacaagaagaaatcaaaatcagattGTACGTAACACTTTTTGAATCGGTGAGAGCAAATTGAGTCACACAGAAGGAGACATCGTGGCTTTGGAAGCTTTCTACGTTGGCATTGTGCACTTTCTCTAGTCTTTATACATAATACATGCAACTTGTACTGTTGTACACACGTTACTTGTTTTGGTTGATGCTATTAATTATGGCtatgcaaaaagaaagaaaaacaaagagagacaatttaaatgttatgtgACATGTTACTAGAATCCGTTAAGCGAAAATTGTGGAAGCTTAATTAGAGATAATGAATGAGCTTTACTATCGATAATTGTTAGTGTAAATGATGTAAAGTATCTACGTGCATGGCAGGGCCAACCCATTTAGATGCACCGTGCACGAATCACGAATGAATGTCTGGAATCGTCTAGTGACCGaccaatatatatttcttttaggCTAAGGAAAAATGTTTTCTCACGTCATATTTCTtaccttttttaattttcaattgaTATGCTTTTCGTTTATGTCACACACGTCGGAAAAGTTTAACGATTAAATTAGAGGATAAAGTATTTAATTACAGCTTTGTATTTGATCCGTCATGCCCTAGGCCTACTGATAtgaactcttcttctttctttttccttttttctaatttataatttcttttgacCAGTCGACCATTTCCCCcacaaagattttgttttctatccaTTCATGCGTCgacatacatatttttaaacattgttCGTATAATATACTCAAAATATCTTATCCGACTTAGGACATGGACCCCAAATAAGATTAGTACAATAAAGCTTGAATAGTCTCTGACGGTAGAAATTTATATGATACTATATTAAgcaaaaaagaataatgaacgacaaaataacaaatactatTAAATTTTGACATTGTAATTTAAGAGTGAGTGATACCATCTTTTGTTAGAATAATTCTATTGTTTCTCTGAATTCAATATCTTTATAACAACTACCGACTTAATCATTCATGTCTTAACAACTAAAAGAATCATTCCTTTCATTAATGCATGTacctatatatattgtttttgttgttgttaaagacATAATGTATGTACCTATTTATAATCACCTACATTGTCGACAAAATGTTATCATGCAtacgtatattatatatatatatatatatacattgcacacacacacacacatatacaccATGTTCATATCACATGGGTGACGAATTGATGAAGCAACATCTATACTATATGGTGGAATGGATCTCCTTTTTGAGATCTTATTTAActatttgttttgcttctttattgctttgtatattttttttttcaaatcaaatgTAACtctgatatatatttcttatcttagcaggaaattaaaagaaataaaggcATAAAAGAAAGTCACAATGCCAACGCGGAAAGCTCCAAAGCCACGACTTCCCCTTCTCTGCGCGCATATCTCAATTTGCTCTCGCCGTATTTAAAAAGCGTTACgtaatatttgattttcattttttgtttcttgtttcgtGCATGTTCCAATTAATAAGGAAACATATCTTATGTCCTATACATGTATGTAAAGATATATGTGGAAAATTAAAATCAGGCTAAACAAAGTACgtaggataaaaaaaaatggttgatgTTGTTTGCCAACTTGTAGGTAAAAAAGCTAGTCGGAGTCCAACGTCAATTAGTAtgatcatctctttctttctttttccttttttactttgcttttgttttggcaatatatctctaatatatataaactgatTTTATGTTATAAGGATAAATTTATGATGAGTGTAGAGGGTTACGTTGAAAATGGATTGTAACATGTCACCAAATGAGTAATTGTTAACAGACTAATAAATAATGCTTGAGAACAAActttaaaacaatcatataaatagGAAGATACGCATCATTAATTATACATGATGCGgaaagacaaattaaagctacgTACCGACATGCTAAAGAACATGTTGAGCTAAAACATTTCATCAGTTATTGAAATTAGTTTCGAAACAATGTCCTAAACACGGACTTGGTACTTGCAAAACCTTTCTTTATATACATCTCTCATTTAACTAGATCAAGATTATTTTTCTCacagaaaaagaataaaaaagcaaaacaaagcatatgCTTGGTCTTCTTCTATTTGCTTTTAACCCCAAAGAAGTGGCTTTTTCCCTGTCTTGATGACCAATCTATGACTCAGCCTTTACCACAAAGATCTCGAGTCTCAACGAGTCCCTTTATATACCTTTCCACCAACACGGTTTCGTCATCAACCATcactcacaatctctctctctctttcaataaTCAAGAATCACAACTAAACTATCCAAGATGACATGGAGCAGAGTTCATCAACAAGCTATCGCATTTCCTGCAGCCAAGACTGCTACGATAAGTTACTTGCCTGACCCTGCAGCTTCCATCAATAAGCTCCAAGTCCCAACTTCATcaaagttttcttttctaacaAGCAAAGGGAAATCAATTCTGCGAAAGAAGAAAACCGATAGCTTCACGAACGGAGCTAGAGACCAGGACAAGTTAGGACCCAAGCTAAGTGAAACAGTCAAGAGAAAGCTATCCTTGGGAGCTAAGATCCTTCAAATGGGAGGCTTAGAGAAGATCTATAAGCGACTCTTCAAGGTCTGCGATGAAGAGAAGCTTTCCAAGGCGTACCAATGTTACCTATCCACAACCGCAGGTCCCATCTCAGGCCTACTCTTTATCTCATCAAAGAAGATTGCATTCTGCAGCGAAAGATCGATCAAGGTGGCTGCTCCTCAGGGAGATATCTCTAGGGTTCACTACAAAGTCTCAATCCCGTTATCTAAGATCAACGGTGTGAACCAGAGTCAGAACACGAAGAAACCATCTCAGAAGTACCTTGAAGTAGTTACAGTCGATAACTTCGACTTCTGGTTTATGGGATTCGTGAGCTACCGCAAAGCTTTCAACTGCCTTGAGCAAGCGTTAAACGATGATGACCAATAAGATTTTCTTTGAGGAGCTAATTAGTGCaggttgaagaagaaatatttcatttatgttttgaCCTGTTTCAGTTCAGAGAATGTTAGGAAAAAGCCTAGAAGAGACTGACAATATTGTTTGTACAAACTCATTATGTTTTCCATTGTtgataaatgaatatatttagCTGATCTCATcagtattttcttatttcacaGTTCTCTTTTGCACCAAAACATGTCTAAGGAATTGACATAATACTAATAGAAGAAAACTAACCAACGGACCACATatatgttgtttatttttttttgttcccagAGACAGATCAACTCAGAGACATGACTttgaaatataacaaaaaaaaactaccaagtctggattttgtgttttttttttaatgtttgaatTTATGAAGTGATAAGCTTCTCGGagttaggaaaaaaaagtattatgcTGCAAAATTTAACCAGCCTCTTATATATAATCACTATTTCTTGGCTTACAAGTTACAATGAGACCGTAGCCTTATTCAATAACTTGGAGTCTTGGACTATACAACAAAGTTGAGCGGGagttaattaattgtttttgtgtgGATGAATTATTGTTATTGTTGAGCGGTCGTAACATTATGATTGATTGCTTATTCAAATATtagatagtttttgttttacatcttcattgatttcttttttgttgaaatggaagaagaagacgtacACTGCTTTTGGTCATTTATTACTTcactaaaacctctataaattaatactctataaattaataaatactataaattaataaattttattagtcccaagtcgggacagtataaaaattaacaaaattcgataagataataaaataatattttttttgaaatccccatgtaaaatatagtcccaataatatcataaattaataatcatgtaaatatatatatatatatatatatgctgatatagtaaagtatgtttctcttaaaccttatatatataaaaaaattgttatgttgtatcttcaaactataatgatataaaatattctataacatttcataaaacagctaaaactttttaaaattttcaatttctaaatatgcatcatttacatttttatagtttgatagactattaaaatacgagaattgatattcttattcataaatttgaatatttatgtcatatgtataagtgaatttgtctataatatttgtaattcattgtcaataatattttttaattatttcaaattcaattccaataccataaaatttacaacatccaaaattctaatcttattttgcaaaaattgtctcaattcatagttttttaaaaattaaacaattaaaaatatacctataaattaataattattaatttacactataaaataataattattaatttatagataaattaatatcactataaattaataaaatgtcttggtcccaacattattaatttatagaggttttactgtatactgGTTTATTCACTTAGCGGAAGGTTAGGGATAATAAATCTGAACTCTTAAATTTTCCAAGATCAAGATTATGAAATGGTCTTATGTACTCATTTATTATATGATCCATCCCATGgcacattattttgttttctatgtatTAGTCTTCTTTTAACATATTGTGGTGCAAAAGAGGACAGTGAATTAGGAAAACAGATGGGATCAgctaaatatattcaaatctctACGATAGAGAACAAGAGGAATATaagcaagaaaaaataattaagtttgtaCAATATTGTAAGTGTTTCCTAACATAATCTGATTGAAGCCGGTTAAAGTGAAATGAAATATTTCATCTAAAACCCGCACTACTTATAGCTCCTCATCAGAGGAAACCAGTGCGGCTTGTCATTGCTCGTATCTCAGAGAAAGCGCTTGCTCGAGGCAGTTGAAAGCTTTTTGGTGGCTCAAGAATCCCATAAACCAGAAGTCAAATCCATCGACCTTGACTACTTCAAGGTACTTCTGAGATGGCTTCTTTGTGTTCTGACTCTGgttcactccattgatcttgcaCAAGGGGATTGATACTTTGTAATGAACCCTAGTGAGATCTCCCTGAGGAGAAGCCACCTTGATCGATCTCTCGCTGCAGAATGCAATCTTCTTTGATGAGATGAAGAGTAGGCCTGCGATGGGACCTGCGGTTGTTGATAGGTAACATTGGTACGCCTTGAACAGTTTCTCTTCATCGCAGACTTTGAAGAGTCGCTTATAGATCTTCTCTAAACCTCCCATTTGAAGGATCTTAGCTCCCAAGGACAGCTTTCTCTTGACTGTTTCAGTTAGCTTTGGTCCTAACTTGTCCTGTTCTCTAGCACCGTTGGTGAAGCTATCGGTCTTCTTCTTTCGCAGCATCGATTTTCCCTTGTCTGTTGAAAGAGAAACCTTTGAAGAGGTTGGGATTTGGAGTTTGTTGATGGAAGCTGCAGGGTCAGGCAAGTAAAGTGCCGGAGCAGTCTTGGCTGCAGGAAAGGCAATAACTTGTTGGTGAACTTTGCTCAATGTCATCTTGGAAGGTTTAAGTGgtgatcttgattcttgatcttatgagaaggagaaagagagagatagagagattgtGAGTAATGGTTGATGATTAAACCATGTTGGTAGGGAAGGTATTTAAAGGGAAAGACAAAGAGGCAAGAGGCAGTTGTATCAAAGCTCTGAGACTTGAAGACCTTTGTGGTAAAAGGGATGAGTCATGGATGGGTCATCAAGCCACATAGATAAAGCTACTTTCTTGAATTAAGGGCATATGCTCTGTTTggcctttgtttttttcttttctgaggAAAATAATCATATACTTAAGTAAAGGAGAAAAACACATAATTAAATAGAGATTTTGCAACCACCAAATCCGTGTTAGAGACATAATCTTTGTCTAAAGTAATTTCAGTAACTGAtgaaatgtttatatgtttttgcttttagtttCCAAATAACAAAACAACTTAGTTTCATAATCTTTGTCTAAAGTAATTTCACATGTTTCAGTTCCtttgatttataaatttagaaGATGCTATTTACAAACTGATGATCCATTAATCTCCTTAAATATATGCTAAAGTTAGAGGTATTAGAGATgcccaaaaaataaataaataaaaaagagaacatcaaagtaaataaagaaagacGATCGCACGGAATGACGTTAGACTCCGACAAAGCTTTATTACCGACACAACCACAAGTTGGCAAAATTGCaagctttatttatttatttttctctcttcttttttggcctgattttaagttttaacagatatctatatatatatagaaagataagGTATGTTTCCTAGTTAATTGGAACATGCatgaaacaagaagaaatcaaaatcagattGTACGTAACACTTTTTGAATATCGGTGAGAGCAAATTGAGTCACACAGAAGGAGACATCGTGGCTTTGGAAGCTTTCTACGTTGGCATTGTGCACTTTCTCTAGTCTTTATACATAATACATGCAACTTATACACATGTTACTTGTTTTGGTTGATGCTATTATGGCtatgcaaaaagaaagaaaaacaaaagagagacaaTAATGTAAATGTTATGTGACATGTTACTAGAATCCGTTAAGCGAAAATTGTGGAAGCTTAATTAGAGATAATGAATGAGCTTTACTATCGAAAATTGTTAGTGTAAATGATGTAAAGTATCTACGTGCATGGCAGGGCCAACCCATTTAGATGCACCGTGCACGGATCACGAATGTCTGGAATCGTCTAGTGACTGaccaatatatatttcttctttcttttttccttgtaactttttttttggttgaccAATCGACCATTTCCTCTCCCCCCTCCCCTCCCCCACAAAGATTTGTTTCCCTATCCTTTTAATGCATCGACATACATATTGTTAAATATTGTTCGTATAATATACTCAAAATATCTTATCCGACTTAGGACATGAACCCCAAAAAAGATTAATACAATGAAGCTTGAATAGTCTCTGACGGTtgaaattaatatgatattaaGCAAAAATGATTGAATAATGAACgacaaaataacataataaattttgaaattgtaaTTTAAGAGTGAGTGATACCATCTTTTGTTAGAATAATTATATCATATTGTTTCCCTGAATTTATTATCTTTATAACAACTACCGACTAAATCATTCATGTCTTTTATTTTCCCCCAAGAGTCGATCATTCATGTCCTTTTTCTCCGCCACGAGTCGATCATTCATATGTCTTAACAACTAAACGAATCATTTCTTTCATTAATACATGTACCTATATACTATTCTCTTCTCTATTACtatgttttagaattttcacataatttaataaaatatttaatatcttgttataagtgtattttttatttataataaaatatttttataattattaaccaatagtaacCCATCAAACTTTTCAAttcttatttaataatttttgaaatttacaattttagcattaattgataaaaatacacagaaaatcaatctttgtgatataaacaaaattcttaaaaaatcattttttatgatATAGAAAGAGtagtatattgtttttgttgttgaagaCATAAAGTATGCACCTATTTATAAAATTACCTACATTGTCGACAAAATGTTATCATGCatacttatattttataaatatatacattgcACACTAGCTCacagacatatatataccaTGTTCATAACACATGGGTGACGAATTGATGAATCAACATCTATACTATATGGTGGAATGGATCTCCTTTTTGAGATCTTATTTAACTATTTGTTTTGCCTCCTTTATTGCtttgtataatttgtttttccaaaTCAAATGTAACTCTGATATTTCTCTTAgcatgaaataaaagaaataattaaaggCTAAGAAAGTCACAATGCCAACGCGTAAAGCTCCAAAGCCACGACGTCCCCTTCTGCATATCTCAATTTGCTCTCGCCTTATTCAAAAAAGCGTTACgtaatatttgattttcattttttttgtttcttgtttcgtGCATTTTCCAGTTAATCAGGAAACATATCTTATCTCCTATACATGTATGTAAAGATATAtgtggaaaataaaaatcaggCTAAACAAAgtaggataaaaaaaaaggggttgATATTGTGTGCCAACTTGTAGGTAAAAAAGCTAGTCGAAGTCCAGTGTcaatcatctctttctctctttttttactttgcttttgttttggctatatatctctaatatacaAACTGATATTATGTTAAAGAGATTAATTTATGATGAGTGTAGACGGTTTGAAAAATGGATTGTAACATGTCACCAAATGAGTAGTTGTTAACAGACTAATTAATAATGCTTGTGAAACAACGGGGGTgatgaaacgctgcgttttgctTTGGAGCGACGAAAAAGGCGATTTAaggttttttgctttttaccCACGTTCCAATGCTGCCGGAGGATTCTCCGCCGCGGCCGCCGGTTCTTTTGAGTCAAGACGATTCGGAGAAGTTGGGAGACACTGTAATGGAAGTTTCAAGATCTTGATAAAAGCTTGATGAAAAAGATAATGGTGAAAAACCTTTATTCAacttaagaaagaaagattacATCTACTCTCGTTTTATATAGACAGAAAGCATAAAGCATAAATGATGAGTTGTCATAAACGAAATAAGACTAGTTGCTGAAGGCATCTTGTGATAGGAGACAATCGTAACGGTTGTTCAGCTTGATTTGGGGAGCAGACTTGACCGTGTTGCTCAGCTTGATTTGAGGAACAAACTTAACAGTCCTTGCGTCACAGTTCTGCAGAGATCCTCTGTCTTGATGCAGAGTTTGTGGGACAGACTTGGTGGGCTCTGGTTTGGTCGTAAGGCCCActtctcttcctttgttaaGCTCGACTATAGCAGGCCCATTACTGGTTTGAGTAACACAGAGCAAAACCTCTAATCTagtttgtttttgtctcataCACCCCCGCAAACTTGTGTTGGGTGGTAAGCAAACACCAAGTTTGGAACGAAGAGCAAAAAAAGGTTGTTGAGGTAGTGACTTGGTAAACACATCGGCGAGCTGGGAGTGTGCAGAAATGTGTTTAACCACCAATGTGCCAAGGGCAACACGTTCCCTCACATAGTGAAAATCAGTATCAAAATGTTTGGACCGGTTATGAAGAGTGGGATTGGCAGATAGGTATATGGCAGAGAGATTATCACAGAAAAGTTCTGGGGTGTCTGGTTGAGCTATACCCAGATCACGGAGGAGAGATGATATCCACTTCATCTCCGAAGCCACTTCTGACATAGTccgatactctgcttcagtaGAAGACTTGGAGACTGTGGGATGGCGCTTAGCAGACCAGGAGATGATATTGGTTCCAAGAAACGTACAGAATCCGCATGTTGAACATATTGTGTCTTTGCAGCCTGCGTAATCACTGTCACTAAAGGCGGTGAGGTTAGAAGCAGAGTTGCTGTACAGATTGATCCCCATTCGAACTGTGCCTTTAACGTATCTAAGTATCCGCTTCAGAAGTTGAAAATCTGACACTGTCGGCTGATGCATCTTTTGACAGACATAGTTAACAGAGAACTGAATGTCTGGACGAGTTAAGGTAAGATATTGAAGCTTTCCTGCTAAGCTCCTAAAATAAGTTGGATCGGAAAACAGCTCATGTTGACCATGTAATTTGTCGAGttgcagaggaagaggagtaGGCATCGGAGAACAATCTTTCATTCCAGCATTAATGAGAAGATCCGTAGCATACTTTTCTTGGCTCAAGAACAATCCATCTCTGTGAAAGTGAGCCTGTACTCCAAGGAAGTAATGCAGAGGACCCAGATCTTTCATCATGAATTCTTTGGCAAAACTGTcaagaaggtgtttgatgagaGCATCGTTGTTTCCAGTGAGACacatatcatccacataaagCAAGAGATACATTTTGTCTGAACCCTTGCCATACACGAATAGCGATGGATCAGCAAGACTGCAGAAGAAGCCAAAATCGAGCAAAAAGGTACTAAATTTGTCAAACCATGCTCTTGGGGCTTGTTTTAAGCCGTATATAGCTTTGTTGAGCTTGCATACATACTCTGGTTTGCTCTCATCTTCGAATCCTGGAGGTTGTACCATATAAACTGTCTCTTTTAAATCTCCATGGAGGAATGCATTTTTAACATCAAGTTGTTTGATATCCCATTTGTTTACTATCGCATAATGAAGAACTGATCTGATAGTCGCTGTTCTCACCACTGGGCTGTAGgtttcaacaaaatcaacaccttcttcttgttcataCCCCTTAGCCACTAACCTAGCTTTAAGTTTATCCAAAGATCCATCAGCACATAGCTTAGTTTTGAAGACCCATCTGCAGCCAAGAGGTTTAATATCTTCTTCTGGAGGGACCAAATCCCATGTATTCGTGACTTTCAGTGTATCATATTCATCGGTCATTGCATTTGTCCATCCTTCATCTTTCAAGGCTGATTGCACTGTCTTTGGTTCAGGATAGTTCTGTTTCACAGTAACTAGAGCATATTTAGGATTTGGCTTTATCACTCATGCTTTCCTTCTTGTAGTCATGGGATGAGTGTTTTGTGTTGAGGAGGTAGAGTCTTCATTGCGTGATAAAGGAGGAAAGTCATCATCGGTAAATAAAGATATCTCATCATCCGTTGTGACTGTCGGCAAGCTTGGAGTTGTAGTGACTTCATTGTTGGGAAACACTGTTGATGGAGCTGAACTAGAGACAACCACTGGACTGTCTGTGGACAGAGGGACGCTGTCGCCAATAGTAACAGGATCAAAGCCTGACGTACGCTTAGGACATCCTTCCACCACAATAGTCAATGGATCACTAGCTTCAGCAGTATCGGATTGTGATGACAATGTGGAAGACTGTTGAGGTGACGACGGTGGTGAAAGACTTTGTCTCCAAGCAGTTGCAAGCGGTGTTGATGATGGAGGCAGAAGATGAGCATAGGAGGAACCAAAAGGAAAGTGAGCTTCATCAAACAGGGCATGTCTGCAGATAAAGACTCTTCCTGTAGGCGGATGATAGCATCAATACCCCTTGTATTTCTCGTTATATCCCAAGAAAACACAGAGAAGGGACTTGGGATCAAACTTGTTCTTAGCATATGGTCTAAGGTATGGGTAACAAGCACAACCAAAGACTCTTAGTGAAGTATAGACATGAGATTTACCCATGAGCATCTCAAATGGACTTTTATGATCAGGTAAAACCGATGAGGGAAGAAGATTTCCCAGAAAACTTGCAGTGTAGAAAGCCTCTACCCAGAGAGAAGAAGGATCTTTACTCTGAAAAAGCATTGACATACCTAACTCAGTGATATGCCTGTGTTTACGCTCAGCTAGACCATTCTGTTCAGGTGTATATGGACAAGAGATGAGTTGTTTTATACCATGACTTGCCAGATGTGTCACCAATTTGTTGTTTGTAAACTCACCCCCTCCATCACACTGAAAGTAAGCAATTTTCTGAGAAAATAAGTTTTCCACCAACTGTTGAAACATGACAAACATTGAGTAGAAGTCTGATTTGGTCTTTAATGGATAAAACCAGACGAATCTTGAGAAATTATCAATAAAGATTTCATAAAACCGAAAGCCCTGTGTAGAAACAACAGGTGCAGGACCCCATAAGTCACAATGAATGCGTTCAAGAGGTCTAGTAGAAACAAATTCTGAAGCAAGAAACGGGAGTTTACATGTCTTTCCCAACTGACAAGCATCACACACAGGAGAGCTTGTTTTATTCATTACTATAGCTTTACTACTTGAAAGAAGCTGGAGAATATCCTTATTAGGGTGACCAAGACGCATGTGCCACACTTCATCACTTGTTGCTTGCTGCCGAGAGGAGTAAAAAGCTtgcaattgatgatttttatgtCTCTGTCTTTATGCTAGGTGCAGCTTTGTCCGCTTGTCCTTCACAAGGACACCATCAGAATCAAATTTGACGGAACAAGGATAATCATCACAGAGTTTTGAAACAGACATAAGAGACTTAGCCATTTGAGGACAGACCAATACATCTTTCAGAGGTAGAAATGTACCTTGAAGAGGAACTGAACCAATGTGAGTGATGGGAAGGAAGTCTCCATTCCCTACCATTACTCTATCATCACCAGTGTAAGGTTGAGCGGACTGGAGAGCTTCCACATTGTTGGTGATGTGTGCAATAACACCCGAGTCTCGATACCACTCATGTCCTGGTGGACCTGATTGATCTGTTATCCTCATAGCCGCTAAAGCATTGTGAAGTTCTTCTGATTGGTAGGCATGATCAAACCGCTTGGAGCAGTTTACTGCAGAGTGACCGTACTTCCCACAGATCTGACAAGTAGGTCGTTCAGAGGAACCGAAGTTTGAAGTGTTGATCTGTTGGTGGAATCCACGACCACGAGTAGAGTAGCCACGTCCTCTGTAACCTCTATTTCTGCCATTATTCTGACCACGTCCTCTGTTGGAGTACTCACGACCAGTGTGAAACGCCAGATGAGGAGAGACTGCAGGTGTCTCAGAATATTTGAGAAGCTTGTTCTCAAAGTTGATCAGCTTGAACTCCACATCTTCAAAGGTTGGTCCTGGGAACTGGTCCATGGAGTTCTCAACATATGTGTCAATAGACTGATATTCTGGACCTAATCCACTTAGAGCACCATAAATTTTCTCCTGATCTGAGACTGGGAAGCCTATGGAGTCTAACTGATCACTAATAGCCTTAATCTCATCTAAATATGCAGCCATGGTTTTTCCTATCTTAGGTACATTGTTTAAACGTCTCTGGAGATCATGTTTTCTAGAGACTGAAACATGATTAAACTTTTTGGCTAGACTTTTCCATACCTCGTGAGACGTGTGGAGGCCGTAGACATTACGGAGTGCTTCTTCTGAGAGAGAGCCGAAGAGCCAAGCAAGAACCAGTTGATCGTTGCGCATCCATGTGTGGAAGTTTGGATTAGGAGCTTCTGAGGTTGTTTCTCCAGATCTGACAGTGACTGTCGAGGGAGGACGTGGAGTTCCACCATTGACATAGCCAAGCAGATTTTGAC is drawn from Camelina sativa cultivar DH55 chromosome 8, Cs, whole genome shotgun sequence and contains these coding sequences:
- the LOC104706635 gene encoding GEM-like protein 6; amino-acid sequence: MTWSRVHQQAIAFPAAKTATISYLPDPAASINKLQVPTSSKFSFLTSKGKSILRKKKTDSFTNGARDQDKLGPKLSETVKRKLSLGAKILQMGGLEKIYKRLFKVCDEEKLSKAYQCYLSTTAGPISGLLFISSKKIAFCSERSIKVAAPQGDISRVHYKVSIPLSKINGVNQSQNTKKPSQKYLEVVTVDNFDFWFMGFVSYRKAFNCLEQALNDDDQ
- the LOC104706636 gene encoding putative GEM-like protein 8, which translates into the protein MTLSKVHQQVIAFPAAKTAPALYLPDPAASINKLQIPTSSKVSLSTDKGKSMLRKKKTDSFTNGAREQDKLGPKLTETVKRKLSLGAKILQMGGLEKIYKRLFKVCDEEKLFKAYQCYLSTTAGPIAGLLFISSKKIAFCSERSIKVASPQGDLTRVHYKVSIPLCKINGVNQSQNTKKPSQKYLEVVKVDGFDFWFMGFLSHQKAFNCLEQALSLRYEQ
- the LOC104709311 gene encoding uncharacterized protein LOC104709311, translating into MALEPTPTSTTASTLVSVTTPSLSTILVSASSLNISQCVTLKLSSNNYLLWKTQFESFLSSQNLLGYVNGGTPRPPSTVTVRSGETTSEAPNPNFHTWMRNDQLVLAWLFGSLSEEALRNVYGLHTSHEVWKSLAKKFNHVSVSRKHDLQRRLNNVPKIGKTMAAYLDEIKAISDQLDSIGFPVSDQEKIYGALSGLGPEYQSIDTYVENSMDQFPGPTFEDVEFKLINFENKLLKYSETPAVSPHLAFHTGREYSNRGRGQNNGRNRGYRGRGYSTRGRGFHQQINTSNFGSSERPTCQICGKYGHSAVNCSKRFDHAYQSEELHNALAAMRITDQSGPPGHEWYRDSGVIAHITNNVEALQSAQPYTGDDRVMVGNGDFLPITHIGSVPLQGTFLPLKDVLVCPQMAKSLMSVSKLCDDYPCSVKFDSDGVLVKDKRTKLHLA